The following nucleotide sequence is from Synchiropus splendidus isolate RoL2022-P1 chromosome 1, RoL_Sspl_1.0, whole genome shotgun sequence.
aaagaagaaccagaagaagatcTAGACAACAAGTTCCTTATCATTCCTGtccaggtgaagagtgaagatgatggagcaaccagcagctggactcgacacatgaagacagaagctgatggagacgcctgtggaggagcagacacTGGCCACCAGGGCTCCCTCTCACCTGAAtgtgacactgatgacagtgaggactggagagacaCCGGTAACAGTCAGGTTCTTAACTCTCATAACAGGGTGTGGAGGTTTTCCTGCAGGGATGGAGGTTTCTGGCTGTGTTTTCTGCTCAGCAGCCCGTCGTCACCACAGAGCCAAGTCGACCATCTTTCTCACAAACTCACAACTGAAGGTCTTGCTGGTCACTTTTGCCTTCTCCAGCTTGACAGACGTTTACTCTTTCATATTCACTGTCATTTGACGGCTGGGATTATTGCCGATGTCATCATCTTCTTTGGCAAATGTACCAGATTGAAACAGTATTTTAGGAGCCTCTTGCTGCTCCGCTAGCTCGGAGTCTTTGCCAGGGTTGCAGTAGTGGACTTGGTGTCTTGGGCGGTGAGGTTGTTTTTAATGCGCCGTATCATATTCGTAGCTTAATTTTCGTGCTATTAAATACGGTTATTTTTATCAAGCATTTGAAGCCACACGATCAGTGACTGGGTATAATCTTGGTATTATTTTGCTGATGTCTGCGATTGTCTGTGATGTTGTCATGGTGCCGTCTTTACCAGGCCTCAGTCAACTGACCTTGCTCCATCCTTACTGAACCGAACTCCCTTCAATTACATCATGATCCTTCCATCAGTCTTGGAACACATTGTTCATCCACTGCTACAACACGAACAATGGTTTAGAGAGTTGGATTGTTGAgtgactgaggtgtgtgtgtccctgcaggtgtccagcagctgctggtgatgaaagaagaagaagaagatgctactgagcagcaggagtgcagctccagtctggatcaggagggACAAGAACCTCCTCTCATTCAAGATAAAGTGAAAGAAGTAGATGTCACCCACGTTCCTCTCCCTCTCACGAATGTGGCATCCGAATATGATGAAGTAACTAGTAGCTTGACTCAGCACAACAACACTGAAGCTGAAGGAGAAAACGATGGAGCACCAATGCAGAGGGACAACGTGGAGGAGCACATGACAAGTGGAACtgaagaaaagcctttcagtTGCTCTCATTGCAGTAAATCTTTTTTGCTGAAATGGACTCTGAAACAGCACTTGACCActcactctggagaaaagcctttcagctgctctcagtgtggcaaGTGCTTTTCACGGAAAGACGGCCTGAAATACcacatgaaaattcacactGGTGAGAAACCATTTGTCTGCTCCTATTGTGCACAAAGCTTTTCGCACAGAAGTTACCTCAATGAACATACaaaaattcacactggagagaaacctttCATCTGTTCTCAGTGTGGTAACTGCTATTCACACAGAACAAGCCTGAAGATTCACATGAgaactcacactggtgaaaaacctttcagctgctctcagtgtggcaaGTGCTTTTCACAGAGAGGTACCCTGAATGAACATATGaaaattcacactggtgaaaagccTTACCGCTGCTCACTGTGTGGTGAATGCTTTTCACACAGAGAGAGCTTGAAAGATCATTTGAGATTTCACACAGGAGacaaacctttcagctgctctcattGTGGCAAGTGCTTTTCACGGAGAGGACACCTGAGTGAACACGCCAAAGTCCATTCTGGAGAAAAGCTtttcagctgctctctgtgtgGTAAATGCTATTCCAGGAAAGGCAACCTGAACGAGCACACCAAaagtcacactggagaaaaacctttcacctgctctcagtgtggtaattCTTTCAGACGCAGAGCAAGCCTGAAGAAACACATGAGGGCTCATGcaggtgaaaaacctttcagctgtGCTCAGTGTGGTGATCGTTTTGTACTCAAAGAGAGCCTGGAGAACCACTTGAgaattcactctggagaaaaacctttcatctgttcTCAGTGTGGAAACTGTTTTAGGTCTAGTAGACAACTGAAGTCTCACACGAAAAGTCATTCCATGGAAAAAGTCGGAGCTGATTTTGTGACAGAGGAAATGTAGCTTGAAATCTGCATGATATATTAGCTTATATACAAATTATTAAGCTTTTGTATAGAATTGAATGAAAGCAGTGACATTGAGACAGTCAGTGATCATAGAAACGTAGtggatttttttcctcttttcatcACAGGCCAACCGGTTCTTGCTTGCTGAATCAATGAGTCTGTATTTCCTTCTTCACTAAAGTCTAAACCATTTATTACACGCAACGTTGTCTGACAACTTAGACGTAGACGTGGATTGATTTAgcattcttctcttttttttaaagttttataGTTCTCTTGCTGTGACAGAGAGGTTGCCGTGGTTGGCTGATATTCAGTGAACAGAGAGAAGAGCGGTTTGTCCAGTGTTACTTTGGTCAGTGTTCCTCCACCCCTCGACTCCATAGAGTAAGTGTGAGAGCATCACGGTACAGTGCTGTGTTTTCAACACTCTTTCATTCAAATGGAATGTGCATTTGTACATAATatatttctcattttcattcTGCGGCTTGTCATGTGCTGCTCCCTTGTGAGCTGCTCGTCGAGATTGAAACACAGGAATGTCACCTCTGGTCGTCCACCAAAACAGGGATGCCTCACTGTCATGTCCCGGTTTGTTTGTGCTTATATGTTGTCATTCGACTTCGGTCTTCTGTTCTccctttgtttttcctgaagGGTCAGTCACGCAGCAGTGCAGACGTCATCAGCTCCTTCTCTGCTTAAGTCGATCTCCTCGTCCATGTTTCCTGTTGCTTGAGTTGTTGTTAGTTTTTCTTCCTCCACACGCTCTTTGTTCTCTGGTTCCAGTCGTAAGCGTTGAGTCTCTGTTCAGTTACTTTACTCCAATAACTGATGTGAATGTTGCTCTAGATGTTTGAAGTAGAACAAAAGTGTGCGCTCTTCACTGCCAAAAGTCATTTCGCTGAACTGCTCTTCTGCACCTTTGAACAATGTGGGAGCAGCTGTTTTGTGAGTGCACAGccaaaatatttgtgttgttaTGGACCTGGCGCGTGGATCTATCCATTTATTACAACTGAGAATAATTGTAGTTCTTTCTGTGCTTCGTCATCATTATTCATAAGTCttggaatttatttaaaataacgtCCTGTAGCTTTGGACTTCGATTTGCATCCAACCTGTGACAACCTTTTTTCTGCACcaaggtacagtggtacctgggttctcgaccacaatccgttccagacggccgttcaagaaccgattgttcaaaatctgaatcgatttctcccattacaatgaatggaaaaagcaataatgcgttccaagccttaaaatagtcttttgtaggagtgaatgtagagcgtctgctgcaggtggctgttcctctatgtgtgtggccgctgcatgtgggaggggttgccgagtgagtgaggtctctccagaagtgaagaggtgcccggtgcgtgtccagctctgaatgtgcgcttctgtgcagtttggctgtgacaaagtcataaaccaagtcacgctctgtcccagactggcctcatccctgtcccagctccagcccacaacaggacatcaaaccctggagtgagcgctccagcacctcccctgtgacactctaccacggtccagtgtggagacaggaaaggttttacacctcaatatgaagaaaaaacagtaaatggagctaacgggacacgtctgcatacagaggctgcgttatacacaataacgttgttagctgatcggtccacgcacgttatgtttttttgggggcgtttgagttctggattttcgttcgaaatctgaagcaaaaaaatctcaaaatttttgttcgaattccgatttgttggaAAACTGAGTCACCACTGTACGACTATTATGCGCCACAATACTGATCCAGTAGGTGGCGGTAATACGCAAACTAGTGGCCGTCAGCGTCAGAAGGAAGAAGGTGCTGCTGAccagcaggagtgcagctccagtctggatcaggagggacaagaacctcctctcattaaagaagaaccagaagaagaagatctagaccaaatcaaagaagaggccacccagttctccctcactcctgtccaggtgaagagtgaagatgatggagcaaccagcagctggactcaacacatgaagacagaagctgatggagacacctgtggaggagcagaagcagccagcGACTCAGGGGACCCTCTCATCTGAATGTAAAAATGGAGACTAAAACAGCACATGGCAACTCACTCCAGAGAAAAGCCACTCAGCTGCTCTTGTTGAGGTTACTGCTTTTCACAGAAAGGTCACTTGATGAATGACCACATATTGTTCACACAAGTGACCTGAAGTGCTTTTTCACAGACCGTGAACTGGAGGCCTTGCTTGCAGAGGTGCACACGGTGGGTCATTTCTGCCCCGGATTCCCGGAACAGTGGTGGTATGGACCGGGGTCAGTCCCTGTGTGTCTGTCATGTCCTTTATGTTGCGTTGCTTTCTGTCAGTTTTGCTCTGTGATGTCTCTTCTCTGAGTCACATTTTCCTGAAAGCCATGGAATGACAGCACCTCACAGATAACAGTCATTCAATTCTGGTCCCACAACTGAGCCTTGAGGCACTCCTCGGGTAAACAAGTAGAAAATATAGAATGTTAAATGTTCAACTCGTGAAGGCCTGTTGgggaattaaatacaaaaagaAGCCTCAATAAAGACAAGATTAGCGTGAGTTTAGTGCTTCACTCTTGAAGCGTCTACCACACCAATCCTGACCACGCACGTTCAAACTGGTCGCAAATCAAACTCCACTCAAGAAGAAGAGGAACGAGCTCGCCGCCATTGTCTTCACGCAGACGTATGAATCTTCTCCTTCGAATGAGAGATAATCGCGCTGGAGATGGAGAACATGAAACCAGGTACAAGTTTGTTGGATAATTTATgattatttgcttgtgaaaacacaATTCGTTGGACTACAAATGAAACGCGGCATGTATGACGTTACAGCAGAATCCGACTGCTCTGGTGCTAAGCCAGATACTAAATGTACTAAATTATCAACGGTAGGAGccagcaaacattagctgacactGTTCAACCTGTTCACTGTGACCCTGTGCTGTAGAGCTTGTCCCACACGCTGGACCAACTGTGGAGTGAGAGGATGGTAAAAGCACGTCGGGGACCTGCCTGGTTTCATGTGTAGCTGCATAAATATTACAGTTCAGAGAGTGAGGACTCACTGTGACCTGAAAATCTGTCCCTCCGTCGTCTGCAGAATAAGAATGATACATATTACAATACACCCCCAGGACAAGAGTGGCCTCAGTTGGACCCCGTTGGACCAATTGTTTGGCCCTATAATAATCCACTTCCTTCCTGTAAGGTTTTGCCGTTGAAAGGAGCCTTTCTGACAGTCAGGTCAGAGTaaggaaacaaaatcaatcTCACAGAGAACAAGTTAGGAACCCTCTTGTACGCAGCGAGCCAACACCACGATACAATCACAAGTCAAGAGAACGAGATCCGTCAGAGACTGGGGGTCTGGTGAGTCTTTAATGGAACATGGGCGGCAAAAATGTGTGTTCAACTGCAAAACCCGTTGTGCATCATTTCAGCCAGGGATGCAGCAGGAGCTCGTCCAGAGAGGGGCGCTCTTGAGGGTCCCTCGCTAAACAGAGGCGGATCACTTCGCGACAACCCTGAGACAAATTCTCTCTGACCGTCAGCTCATTCTTCAGGAACTTGGAGGTCTTGAAAAGGCTGTCACTGTGCAGCATCTCGTACAGAACCACCCCGACCTGCCAAACCGTGATGGGGACCGTCCTGTAGCTGTCGCAGTCCTTCAGTTCGGGTGGCACGTGGATGGAGGTTCCGCAGAAGAAATTGCTTGACATGTCGTCTTTtgtgaagcagctgagaccgaaGTCGATCAGTCTCACTCGCGGGACATCCGTTCTGCTCTGGATGAGGACGTTCTCCATCTTTATGTCACGGTGGAAGATGTTCTTGGAGTGAAGCGTGATTGCAGCCATCACCAGTTGCTTGAAAATCTGCTgagctttcttttctttcatgccGTCTCCCCTGACCTTGACGTACTCGTAGAGGTCCACAGCAGGCACTGGACGCTCCAAAACCAGTATGAGCTCTTTCTTCAGTTCGTAATAATCCAGGAGTGAAATGAAGGCGGACTTCTCAGCGTCACCCATCGCCAGCTCCTTCATCACGGCCACCTCCACTGGGATCGTTCCTCTGTTTGGGGCGACCTCTTTATATTCCCTCGGAATGTGTTTAATCGCCACAGGGAATTTGTCTCCTTTCCTGTAACCGGCGTAGACAGACGCATTCCCGCCGATGGCCAACAGATCCAGCTGGCAGTATCTGCCCTCGAAGCGCTCCCACTCTGTCGTCTCTGTGCTGTGCTGATATTGCTTATAGACCTTGGGTTCTGGTTCATTCTCAACATCCGTGTCCCAAATCGACGCTTCGCTCAATCTACATTTCCTGCGAGTCCTTGACACGAAACAACCCATACTGGCGTCTCACGCTCAACAGCCCAGCGGGGGCCAAGCGTCGTCAAATGAATCGTGCGATCTCCAAGAAATCGCTTTGAAACCGCTCACTTTTATGAATATCTGACCTTATTTCTCATCAAAGGAGAAGGAATGAACACACATTTTATAAATGTTCTGGAAGACTTTGTTGTGTGACACCAGACTGGGTCATGGACATGGCATTCACTCACAGTCGCTGAGTCGGGAGGGACACCTTGGTGTGACCCGTTGACCCGGTGTGCATGCCTGGgccactgagagcagctgaaaggtttctTGTCGCCGTCGTCTACTGTAAGGTATGGTCATGTGAGGGTTATCTTCTTTTGAACAAGCTCAACTGCTAATGTGGAACAAACAACAGCTGTGACAAAGGGTGGAGGGCTAGAGATCGGGCACGGTGATGGACACCAAGAAACCATTCTTGGATTCTTGGATGAAGCGCGACAGATGTAAGTCAATGttgcacagttttttttttttacttttgccaATATGTACTGGGTCTCCATGGTGCTACTTCCACTCTTGGAGATCTGACCTTGACTGAAGGTTATGAAGTTAAGGTCACATGCGGACAGCCAAACcccggacactgtttcagttcAGTGTCAGCCGGGACGTCTTGGTCAGGAGCCTTAAGGAGTCGATAAAGGGAAAAGAACCAGGTTGCTCCTGCCTCCTTTAATGATTTCTAATAAAGGATGAAAGTACTGAGTGGCTAAACACTACAGGTAGACCTGTGAAGTGCTCCTGTGATGTAAAAGATATATAACCAACGTATGCAGGTGTCCCAGCGACACAGGTCATTGGTTCATTATCTCGTACTGAACTGATTTGCGTGATCGATCGACCCTGATATGAGCGTTCACACATCCTCTTTTCAAAGAGATGTGACCGAAAACTTGGAGAGGTGCAGCGGTTTCCCCAACACCTGCAAGTACAACCTCAGGacaaggaagaggaagagaagcgcTTCATGTCAGGATGATCTGGCCAGCAGGAGACACCGGAgcagtgagagcagggagccggCCAGAGAGCTGGGCCCTGCCAGGGCTGCCGCCGAGAATATAGCGCCGCATCCGCTCCTGGCAGGTGAAACTAGGAGGCTGGATTTCGAAGCTAAATATTGTCAGTCAGACTTGCTGGCCAGAGGCGGTCATGCATCCGTCTACACCGGGTACAGGAGAGTTGACCATGCCCCGGTGGCAATCAAACGCATCCCCAGGAAGAACATCTTCCGGAAATCAGTGTTGCACAGAAACATGATGGTTCCTTCTGAAGTGGTTGTGATGGACAAAGTGGCCTGTGGAGACGGAGAGCCAGAGGGGAGATCGATAACTATATCCCTGTTGGATTATTATGAACTCCAGGAAGAGCTCGTGCTGGTCCTGGAACGCCCGGTTCCCGTGAGCAACCTGCGCGATTACGCAGAGGCCAAAGGGGGTTTCTTGCAGGATGAAGAGGCAAAGTTCATTTTCAAGCAACTTGTGGAAGCAGCTGCAGAGCTTGATTTGAAAAGTATCTTTCACCGAGACATCAAGGTAGGCATCTTTATCCCCACTGTAACTACCTCCATGGTACAGGGAGTTGGTTCTGCACAGCCAGAAGAGTTGGTTTCACTTCAGGAACCCCGGGTCTGGAGCCTCAATCCCATGCTGCGGTCCAACGCTCCTTTCCCTTTGAACTGTAACCTGCACCTGTCAGTTCTTCATTTTAGCTCTCGCTTCTAGCCAAAGGCCCAGATATTAGATTTTCTGCCTAATGCCTTCCAAAGGTTTCAGTCAGGTCTGAGCACAGCACTTTCAAAAGCCTTCAACACAGTTGACATTTCAACACATGCTCTTCACTTGCCTCCTACCTGAGTCTGAGCCTTTGCGGTCACCAGGGGAGAGTGCTCCTCCCCAACAGCAAATGTGACCTGTGGCATACGGCAAGGGTCCGTTTTAAGTCACGTTTGATTCCCTATTCATACGCTCCCCCACCCCGGTCATCTGACTGTGCCTCAGAGACTCTCGAGGCCGAGCTCTTAGCCGGTCTGGAAGACCAGTTGGATGGTCCAAACGTTCTCCAACTGAACGGACAATATCAGAAATCATGGTTGGCCATCTGGTGTCATCTCACACTTCATCATTCAGCCCACAgatgggacaaaaaaaaaacagttcagtcCTACTCAAGCTCAAAGATCATCTCAAAAATCAAACCAATAGACTAGAGCTAGAAAACCTCACTCTTAACTTTCACCCATCTCGTCTGGTCTATCCACCAAATCTCTCTAGCGCCTCCATCTGGTCTAACCTCTCTGCACTGGCTGCCTGAGCATTTACAGTACATTTGAAAATTGTATAAAATTCACCAGGCTGCATGTCATACATGCATACAACCTACGAGCCCGCTCGCTCTCTTAGCTCCCTGGGCAGATCCCTTTTAGTCGTCTCGGAGTGGAGCCTGAAACCTGAGCCTTTCCCAACAGAACGTCTTGACTTTACAGAAGTCTGGAGCCTGGTTGACTGGTGGAATCGGTGCTTTTAAACCTCTTTTAAAAACTGCAGACAGGCTTTTCTCACACGGCACTTTGTGTCTTGATCTGGGTTTGGGGCGCTGACCCTAATACCTAACCACAAACCCTGGCCTTCTTCCCCAACCTTAACAAGCATCTCAGAGTTGATGCACAGCAAAGGAAGAGGCGATGAGCCGTCATCGACTGTGATGTCCACTGCAGCATCCTCTGGGTCAATACcaaacatcatttttttcccctttcattTTTCGTTTTGTAGCTTAAGAGTGGTATTCTGGCTCATGATGTCACATCTCCAACCTCATTTTCTTCTCAGGTGGACAACATCTTAATCGACACCAGCTCCGGTTTCCCACGTTTGCGGCTGATTGATTTTGGACTGAGCTGTTTCACCAAGAAGAGCTCTTGGTACACGCTGTTCTATGGCACTTCAGCACACATTCCGCCTGAATGGTACAGTCGCAAGAGCTACCGGCCCGGTCCGACCACGGTCTGGCAGATGGGCATCGTCTTGTACGAGATGCTGCACGACGGCGACAACTTTGAGACCAGACGGTTTTTAAAAGACGAACTGAAGATCAGAAAAAACCTGCCTCTGAGGTGTCAAGAGATGCTGCATTGGTGTTTGGCTAAAGACCCTAAACGGCGCCCCACCCTGGCAGAGCTCCTGCTACATCCCTGGCTAACGGCGAGCCAGGATGACCACTGAATCACTTCTTGAGAGTCTCATAGGTTTGCTCCCTAAGTCAGAATGGTTGGACAGCAGGCAGATGCTCCATGGTTTACGTCACTGCCCATCAGACCTTGGGGGAGTTTGAAGGTGAAGCTGATCCAGCATTAATCTAGGGGAAACCATGCTCCCAAAACAACTCTTCCAAACTGTTCTGGTTCTTCACAAGACAACATCACGCCTCAGA
It contains:
- the LOC128752440 gene encoding gastrula zinc finger protein XlCGF26.1-like isoform X1, whose amino-acid sequence is MFQQSLCLLDSALLPQQLMSRLCCFCTQFPLTSSWWNTRCVAAFLESVIPKHLPETDSCQQSPCRRLSKRLLHWATGVQQLLVMKEEEDATEQQECSSSLDQEGQEPPLIKEEPEEDLDNKFLIIPVQVKSEDDGATSSWTRHMKTEADGDACGGADTGHQGSLSPECDTDDSEDWRDTGVQQLLVMKEEEEDATEQQECSSSLDQEGQEPPLIQDKVKEVDVTHVPLPLTNVASEYDEVTSSLTQHNNTEAEGENDGAPMQRDNVEEHMTSGTEEKPFSCSHCSKSFLLKWTLKQHLTTHSGEKPFSCSQCGKCFSRKDGLKYHMKIHTGEKPFVCSYCAQSFSHRSYLNEHTKIHTGEKPFICSQCGNCYSHRTSLKIHMRTHTGEKPFSCSQCGKCFSQRGTLNEHMKIHTGEKPYRCSLCGECFSHRESLKDHLRFHTGDKPFSCSHCGKCFSRRGHLSEHAKVHSGEKLFSCSLCGKCYSRKGNLNEHTKSHTGEKPFTCSQCGNSFRRRASLKKHMRAHAGEKPFSCAQCGDRFVLKESLENHLRIHSGEKPFICSQCGNCFRSSRQLKSHTKSHSMEKVGADFVTEEM
- the LOC128752737 gene encoding serine/threonine-protein kinase pim-2-like, encoding MSVHTSSFQRDVTENLERCSGFPNTCKYNLRTRKRKRSASCQDDLASRRHRSSESREPARELGPARAAAENIAPHPLLAGETRRLDFEAKYCQSDLLARGGHASVYTGYRRVDHAPVAIKRIPRKNIFRKSVLHRNMMVPSEVVVMDKVACGDGEPEGRSITISLLDYYELQEELVLVLERPVPVSNLRDYAEAKGGFLQDEEAKFIFKQLVEAAAELDLKSIFHRDIKVDNILIDTSSGFPRLRLIDFGLSCFTKKSSWYTLFYGTSAHIPPEWYSRKSYRPGPTTVWQMGIVLYEMLHDGDNFETRRFLKDELKIRKNLPLRCQEMLHWCLAKDPKRRPTLAELLLHPWLTASQDDH
- the LOC128752775 gene encoding serine/threonine-protein kinase pim-3-like; the protein is MGCFVSRTRRKCRLSEASIWDTDVENEPEPKVYKQYQHSTETTEWERFEGRYCQLDLLAIGGNASVYAGYRKGDKFPVAIKHIPREYKEVAPNRGTIPVEVAVMKELAMGDAEKSAFISLLDYYELKKELILVLERPVPAVDLYEYVKVRGDGMKEKKAQQIFKQLVMAAITLHSKNIFHRDIKMENVLIQSRTDVPRVRLIDFGLSCFTKDDMSSNFFCGTSIHVPPELKDCDSYRTVPITVWQVGVVLYEMLHSDSLFKTSKFLKNELTVRENLSQGCREVIRLCLARDPQERPSLDELLLHPWLK
- the LOC128752440 gene encoding gastrula zinc finger protein XlCGF26.1-like isoform X2, with amino-acid sequence METERAGVQQLLVMKEEEDATEQQECSSSLDQEGQEPPLIKEEPEEDLDNKFLIIPVQVKSEDDGATSSWTRHMKTEADGDACGGADTGHQGSLSPECDTDDSEDWRDTGVQQLLVMKEEEEDATEQQECSSSLDQEGQEPPLIQDKVKEVDVTHVPLPLTNVASEYDEVTSSLTQHNNTEAEGENDGAPMQRDNVEEHMTSGTEEKPFSCSHCSKSFLLKWTLKQHLTTHSGEKPFSCSQCGKCFSRKDGLKYHMKIHTGEKPFVCSYCAQSFSHRSYLNEHTKIHTGEKPFICSQCGNCYSHRTSLKIHMRTHTGEKPFSCSQCGKCFSQRGTLNEHMKIHTGEKPYRCSLCGECFSHRESLKDHLRFHTGDKPFSCSHCGKCFSRRGHLSEHAKVHSGEKLFSCSLCGKCYSRKGNLNEHTKSHTGEKPFTCSQCGNSFRRRASLKKHMRAHAGEKPFSCAQCGDRFVLKESLENHLRIHSGEKPFICSQCGNCFRSSRQLKSHTKSHSMEKVGADFVTEEM